Below is a genomic region from Longimicrobium sp..
ACCCATCCGCAGCAGCTCGGCCGCGGCGGTGGGCACCATGCTCGCGTAGGTGACGGGCTCGGAGACATCCGCCAGCTCGAGGGCGTTCTCCACCAGCACGCCCGTCCCGCCCCAGCACAGCGTGCCGAAGATCTCCGCGACGGAGACGTCGAAGCTGGTAGAGGTGGAGAAGAGGGCGCACGTGCGCTCCGCGTCCGTCACCGTCTCCCGCATCCAGTGCAGCAGGACGCTGGCACTGGAGTGCCGGATCATCACCCCCTTGGGACGGCCGGTGGAGCCGGAGGTGAAGATGACGTGCGAAAGGTTCTCCGGCCGCACGCCAGTCTCAGGCGCATCGGCGGGCTGCCGATCGAGCTCTGCGGCGATGGCGTCCAGACGGACGATGGCGGCCGCGGACTCAGGCAGACGTTCCGCGAGCGCTGAAGTCGTGAGGACGAGCGAGACCTGCGCGTCCTCGATCATGTAGGCCAGGCGCTCGGCCGGGTTCGCGACGTCGAACGGGACGTAGGCAGCACCGGCCTTGAGGACGCCCAGCAGCGAGACGATCAGCTCCGGCGTGCGCTCCAGCAGCACGGCGACGCGGACCTCCGGCCCGGCGCCAGACGCGCGGAGCCAGTGCGCCAGCCGGTTCGCGCGCGCGTCCAGCTCGGCGTAGCTCACCCGCTCGGTGCCGTGCACCAGCGCCGTCCGCTCCGGCGTAGCCGCGGCCTTCCGCGCGAACAGCTCGTGGGTGAAGGCGTGCGGATGGGTGGAGGGAGTGGCGGCCCACTCGCTCACGAGCTGCGCGCGCTCCTCCGCGCCGAGCATCTCCAGCTCCGACACGCGGCGGTCGGGGTGCGCCGCGGCGCCCGCCAGCAGTGCGTGCAGGTGATGCAGCATCTGCCGCGCGGTCGAGCCGTCCAGCAGGTCGGTGGCGTACTGCAGCGACAGATCCAGCGCCTCGCCCGACTCGGCGGCGAAGAGCGAGAGGTCGAACTTGGCCGCCGTGTCCTCGATCTCCAGCCACTCCACCTCCACGCCGTCCAGCTTCAGCTCCTCGCGCGGCGCGTTCTGCAGCGTGAGCATCACCTGGAACAGCGGCGCGTGGCCAAGGCTGCGCTCCGGCGCCACCTCCTGCACCAGCCGCTCGAACGGCAGCTCCTGGTGCGCGTACGCCCCCAGCGTCACCTCGCGCACGCGCCCCAGCAACTCGCGGAACGACGGGTTGCCGGAGAGATCCGTGCGCAGCGCCAGCGTGTTGACGAAGAAGCCGACCAGCCCCTCCAGCTCGGCGCGAGTGCGGCCCGCTATGGGGCTGCCCACCACCACGTCCTCCTGCCCCGAGTACCGGGACAGCAGGAGCTGGAACGCCGCCAGCAGCACCATGAAGGGCGTGGCGCCCTCCGTCCGACCCAGAGCGCGCAGCTGTGCCGCGAGCTCCGCCGGCACCGCCAGGCGCTCCACGGCGCCGCGGTGGCTGGGCGCGTTCGGGCGCGGACGGTCGGTCGGGAGATCTAGCACGGCCGGCGCACCGGCGAGGCGCTCGCGCCACCAGGCCAGCTGCGCGTCCAGACGCCCGCTCTTCAGGTGCTCGCCCTGCCACCCGGCGTAGTCGGCGTACTGCAGGCGCGGCTCCGCCAGCGGCGAGGGCAGACCCTGCGCGAAGGCAGCGTACAACGCGCCTAGCTCGCGCAGGATCACCCCCGTGCTCCACCCGTCGAACACCACGTGGTGGATGACGAGGAGCAGGACGTGATCGCCATCCCCCAGCCGCAGCAGCCGCGCGCGGAACAGCGGGCCGGCGGCCAGGTCGAACGGGCGCTCCGCCTCGTCGCGGGCGCGACGCTCGGCCTCCGTCTCCCGCTCATCCGCGGAGAGGTTCGAAAGGTCTTCGATCTCCAGCGCCCACTCGCCCGCCGGGTGGATCACCTGCACCGGCTCGCCACCCGCGGACGCGAAGGTGGTGCGCAGCGACTCGTGCCGCCGCACCAGCTCCCCGAGGCTTTGCTCCAGCGCGCGCTCGTCCAGCGCTCCGCGCAGACGCAGCGCGGCCGGAAGGTTGTATTCCGATCCGCCCGGCTGCAGGTGGTCCAGGAACCAGAGCCGCTCCTGCGCGAATGACAGCGGCGCCTCGCCGGCGTGCGGCAGGGGGACCACGGCGGGGAGATCGGACGCGCGGGCGCCTTCCAGCGCCGCCGCCAGCCGTTCGACGGTGGGGCTCTGGAACACGGCGGGGAGCGGCAGCTCCGCCCCCAGCACGTTGCGGACGCGCGAGACCACGCGCGTGGCCAGCAGGCTGTGCCCGCCCAGCTCGAAGAAGCTGTCCTGCACGCCCACCCGCTCCACGCCCAGCACCTCGGCGTAGATCCCCGCCAGGAGCTCCTCGGTGGGGGTGCGCGGCGCGATGAACGACTCGGCCGCCGCCTGCCCCCACTCCGGCTCGGGGAGCGCCAGGCGGTCGATCTTGCCGCTGCCGGTGAGCGGAAGCCGATCCAGCCAGACGAACTCCGCCGGCACCATGTACGCGGGAAGCCGCGCCTCCAGGTGCGCGCGCAGCTCGGCGGCATCGGCGGGCGCACCGGGCTGCGCGACCACGTACGCCACGAGCCGCTTGTCACCCGCGTGCGGGCGGGCGACGACGACGGCCTCGGCGACCGCGGGATGCGTCCCCAGCACCGTGCCGATCTCGCCCAGCTCGATGCGGAAGCCGCGGATCTTCACCTGCTGGTCGGTGCGGCCGAAGTACTCCAGCTCGCCGTCCGCGCGCCACCGCACGCGATCCATCACCCGGTACATGCGCGACCCGGCCGGCCCGAACGGATCGGGGAGGTAGCGCTCCGCCGTGAGCGCCGGCCGCGCCGCGTAGCCGCGCGACAGCCCCTCGCCGGCGAGGTACAGCTCGCCCACGACGCCGACCGGCACCGGCCTGAGGTTCGCGTCCAGCACGTACGCGCGCGTCCCCGGCAGCGGCCGGCCGACCCGCACCTCCGACGCGCCCGGGGGGATCAGCGAGAAGCTGGTATAGGTGGTGTCCTCGGTGGGCCCGTACGCGTTCCCCACCTTCTCCACCGTCCCCAGCGCGTACAGCCCCTGCGCCAGCTCGGGGGGGACGGGCTCGCCGCCCAGGTTCAGCGTGCGGAGGCTCGCGGGGATCCCGCCCGTCCGCAGCAGCTCGGCCGCGGCGGTGGGTACCATGCTGGCATAGACGACGGGCTCGGAGGCGCGCGCCAGCTCCAGCGCGTTCTCCACCAGCACGCCGGTCCCGCCCCAGCACAGCGTGCCGAAGATCTCCGCGACCGAGACGTCGAAGGTGATGGAGGTGGAGAAGAGGGCGCAGCCGCGCTCCCCGTCCGTGAAGGTGTCGCGCATCCAGTGCAGCAGCACGCTGGCGCTGGAGTGCCGGATCATCACCCCCTTGGGACGGCCGGTGGAGCCGGAGGTGAAGATGACGTGCGACAGGTTCTCCGGGCGGACGCCGCTCTCCGGCGCGTCCGCGGGCTGCCGCTCGAGCTCGTCGCCGAGCGTGTCGAGATGGACGACGCGAGCCGCCGTCTCGGGGAGGCGCTCCGCCAGCGCGGCGGTGGTGAGGACGAGCGAGACCCGCGCGTCCTCCAGCATGTAGCGCAGCCGCTCGGCCGGGTTGGCGGCGTCGAAGGGGACGTACGCGGCGCCCGACTTGAGCACCGCCAGCAGCGCGGCCACCATCTCCGGCGTGCGCTCCAGCAGCACGGCCACGCGGACCTCCGGCCCGGCGCCCGCCCCGCGGAGCCAGTGCGCCAGCCGGTTCGCGCGCGCGTCCAGCTCCGCGTAGCTCACCCGCTGGCCGCCGTGCACCAGCGCCGTGCGCTCCGGCGTGGCCGCGGCCTGCCGCGCGAACAGCTCGTGGGTGAAGGCGTGCGGATGGGTGACGGGGCTCGACTC
It encodes:
- a CDS encoding amino acid adenylation domain-containing protein produces the protein MSEQRSLVDVVEARAAERPGETVYTFVEETGSEGASVTWRDLDRTARAIGARLQAAGASGQRAVLIYPPGLDFISAFLGCLYGGTTAVPVHPPRRGKPDPRLAAIVADARPAVVLTTRAMREQVEAWAAQAGARIAVIASDDLADGEGDGWRPVRPAHDRLAFLQYTSGSTATPKGVMVTHGNLLHNEEAIRRAFGQSEQSVIVSWLPLYHDMGLIGGVLQPLYAGARCVLMSPLTFLQTPLRWLEAISRYRGTTSGGPNFAYELCIRKVGEEERARLDLSSWNVAFNGAEPVRADTLRRFAEAFAPAGFDGGAFRPCYGLAEATLLVSAYRAGRPATADVSAAGLERGEAAAAEASAGEAARTLVSCGLAEAGHRVVIVDPETRWPSAPGQVGEIWVSGPSVAAGYWNRPEASEEVFRARLADGGDASAFLRTGDLGFVRDGDLFVAGRLKDLIIVRGRNHHPHDIELTAERAHASVRPGAAAAFALEVEGEERLVVACEIERHPSDDAGSVAEAVRRAVSDEHQLAAHDVVLLRAGTLPKTSSGKIRRHACRQSYAAGEWTEIASTRAGAAPAGARPASAERGGGLLALVRDLDGDARLAVVSSLCRREVARLARVETSAIDPSESLTRLGVESLGAVELLHTVERELGISLPLGELLRGPSVTEVAQLIVRELESPSQDRPLPRLDAAAEAPAEYPLSYGQRALWFVQRLAPESGAYNVAAAARVRSALDVPALRRACVALVARHPALRSTFHETPGDPVQRVSGAAEIDFRVEDAAGWSEPELAARLGAEADRAFDLARGPLFRVVLFRDAEGGHRLLVVVHHIVTDFWTMRVLLGELAALYGQEIGGAPAELAPPAFSFAGHVAAERERLDGPEGERLWAYWSEQLRGAPRELELATDHPRGRTQGFRGASEFLQLPAELSEAVRAFARARGVTAHAVLLAAYQVLLHRYSGQRDLLVGVPAAGRTGPDWAGVAGYFVNPLPIRARFDGDPRFDEVVAQAQAATVAALEHQSYPFPLLAQRLQPERDPARPPLVQAVFTWHAPDADAALGAFALGEAGAVARLGGLTLESMRLERGTSSFDLSLGMSELGGRLIASLQYDADLFEQGTAAGLLRHLERLLAEATANPERRTGEIDFLSGAERARLLGESSPVTHPHAFTHELFARQAAATPERTALVHGGQRVSYAELDARANRLAHWLRGAGAGPEVRVAVLLERTPEMVAALLAVLKSGAAYVPFDAANPAERLRYMLEDARVSLVLTTAALAERLPETAARVVHLDTLGDELERQPADAPESGVRPENLSHVIFTSGSTGRPKGVMIRHSSASVLLHWMRDTFTDGERGCALFSTSITFDVSVAEIFGTLCWGGTGVLVENALELARASEPVVYASMVPTAAAELLRTGGIPASLRTLNLGGEPVPPELAQGLYALGTVEKVGNAYGPTEDTTYTSFSLIPPGASEVRVGRPLPGTRAYVLDANLRPVPVGVVGELYLAGEGLSRGYAARPALTAERYLPDPFGPAGSRMYRVMDRVRWRADGELEYFGRTDQQVKIRGFRIELGEIGTVLGTHPAVAEAVVVARPHAGDKRLVAYVVAQPGAPADAAELRAHLEARLPAYMVPAEFVWLDRLPLTGSGKIDRLALPEPEWGQAAAESFIAPRTPTEELLAGIYAEVLGVERVGVQDSFFELGGHSLLATRVVSRVRNVLGAELPLPAVFQSPTVERLAAALEGARASDLPAVVPLPHAGEAPLSFAQERLWFLDHLQPGGSEYNLPAALRLRGALDERALEQSLGELVRRHESLRTTFASAGGEPVQVIHPAGEWALEIEDLSNLSADERETEAERRARDEAERPFDLAAGPLFRARLLRLGDGDHVLLLVIHHVVFDGWSTGVILRELGALYAAFAQGLPSPLAEPRLQYADYAGWQGEHLKSGRLDAQLAWWRERLAGAPAVLDLPTDRPRPNAPSHRGAVERLAVPAELAAQLRALGRTEGATPFMVLLAAFQLLLSRYSGQEDVVVGSPIAGRTRAELEGLVGFFVNTLALRTDLSGNPSFRELLGRVREVTLGAYAHQELPFERLVQEVAPERSLGHAPLFQVMLTLQNAPREELKLDGVEVEWLEIEDTAAKFDLSLFAAESGEALDLSLQYATDLLDGSTARQMLHHLHALLAGAAAHPDRRVSELEMLGAEERAQLVSEWAATPSTHPHAFTHELFARKAAATPERTALVHGTERVSYAELDARANRLAHWLRASGAGPEVRVAVLLERTPELIVSLLGVLKAGAAYVPFDVANPAERLAYMIEDAQVSLVLTTSALAERLPESAAAIVRLDAIAAELDRQPADAPETGVRPENLSHVIFTSGSTGRPKGVMIRHSSASVLLHWMRETVTDAERTCALFSTSTSFDVSVAEIFGTLCWGGTGVLVENALELADVSEPVTYASMVPTAAAELLRMG